Proteins from a genomic interval of Gadus morhua chromosome 21, gadMor3.0, whole genome shotgun sequence:
- the LOC115534875 gene encoding homeodomain-interacting protein kinase 2-like, with the protein MDVQDFRISEGDWLHGPSSSYRVDSFLGEGTFGKVAKCLKTATNEWVAVKIIKDRPVLIAQAEQELAMLERLRTLGPERGAIVRWNGCFQDRLHICLEFELLGMSLLEYLEEYQTLELDWIRSIVYQVAAALGILQMIGIIHSDIKPENIMLVDDSLNVKIIDFGLACHVSQARVGAPTGTTWYKAPELLLGLPYTGAIDVWALGCVALDLFTGYPIYPGDSDYQMVQYIMDTQGPFPYNMMVSGVKTEQFFTSSYTLKSPETYYHETGIKTTENRCYCLNSLDDLAEGAEEDTHRFVDLVKGMLQLEADWRSSPQAVLDHPFSTSPAVAVVGRHDNAGHLLASQDQSSCRNTSVGTKVALLESLVSKQPLSSIKRKRGGTDSAGNRNSTQISLLQKRQRFDADTNRSSSVTVTEVTLNISERSMAVAEIQPVKSWIRRLRRFLVKLLQSLCCCCPPSEELS; encoded by the exons ATGGATG ttCAAGACTTTAGGATCTCTGAGGGAGACTGGCTCCATGGACCATCCTCTAGCTACCGTGTGGACTCCTTCCTAGGGGAGGGCACCTTCGGGAAGGTCGCTAAGTGCCTGAAAACAGCCACCAACGAATGGGTGGCGGTTAAAATCATCAAGGATCGACCTGTTCTGATTGCTCAGGCTGAGCAAGAG CTCGCCATGTTGGAGCGTCTCCGGACGCTAGGCCCGGAGCGAGGTGCCATCGTGAGGTGGAATGGCTGCTTCCAGGACAGACTCCACATCTGCCTGGAGTTTGAGCTGCTCGGCATGAGCCTGCTTGAATACTTAGAGGAGTACCAAACTCTGGAGCTGGATTGGATCCGCAGTATTGTGTATCAG GTGGCCGCAGCATTGGGAATCCTCCAAATGATCGGGATCATCCACAGCGACATCAAACCCGAGAACATCATGCTGGTGGATGACTCACTGAACGTTAAGATCATCGATTTTGGTTTGGCGTGTCACGTGTCTCAGGCTAGAGTTGGCGCTCCCACGGGTACAACATGGTACAA GGCTCCAGAGCTCCTCCTAGGCCTGCCTTACACAGGAGCCATCGACGTCTGGGCTCTGGGGTGCGTGGCCCTGGACCTGTTCACTGGATACCCCATCTACCCGGGGGACTCAGACTACCAGATG gtTCAGTACATCATGGATACCCAGGGTCCATTTCCATACAACATGATGGTTTCTGGGGTTAAAACTGAGCAGTTTTTCACGAGCAGTTACACACTCAAG TCCCCAGAGACGTACTACCATGAGACAGGCATCAAGACCACTGAGAACAGATGCTACTGTCTCAACTCACTAGATGATCTTGCAGAG ggggcggaggaggacaCTCACCGCTTTGTGGACCTGGTGAAGGGGATGCTGCAGCTTGAGGCCGACTGGCGCAGCAGCCCGCAGGCCGTTCTGGACcaccccttctccacctcccctgctgttgctgttgttggaCGCCACGACAACGCTGGCCACCTCCTCGCTAGCCA GGACCAGTCCAGCTGCAGAAACACCAGCGTTGGCACCAAGGTGGCGCTGCTCGAGTCCCTGGTGTCCAAACAGCCTCTCAGTAGCATCAAAAGGAAAAGAGGGGGGACCGACAGTGCTGGAAACAG GAACTCCACTCAGATCAGCCTGCTCCAGAAGAGGCAAAGGTTTGATGCTGATACAAACAG ATCGTCCTCTGTGACAGTAACCGAGGTTACCTTGAATATTTCTGAGCGTTCGATGGCAGTAGCAGAAATTCAGCCAG TGAAAAGCTGGatcaggaggctgaggaggtTCCTTGTCAAGCTGCTGCAGTCCCTGTGCTGTTGCTGCCCCCCCTCTGAGGAGCTGTCCTGA